A single window of Hylaeus volcanicus isolate JK05 chromosome 8, UHH_iyHylVolc1.0_haploid, whole genome shotgun sequence DNA harbors:
- the LOC128881444 gene encoding tRNA N(3)-methylcytidine methyltransferase METTL2 isoform X2, producing the protein MKKSENTNVKLTNIGTNFMGYTFFKDRHWLFTEFPELAPATVKQNIKQPLRSEIKDEDGSSMKTHIKILDLPSSNGSKILEIGCGVGNTVFPILLYNTDPNLFVYCCDFSTRAIDILKQNPAYDTSRCKAFVLDATQEKWQTPFQPESLDIVILIFVLSAINPDKMKHVIEQVHKYLKPGGLVLFRDYGRYDLAQLRFKQGSCLAENFYARGDGTRVYFFTQEDVTTLFTSCRFVEEQNLADRRLQVNRGKQLKMYRIWIQGKYRK; encoded by the exons atgaaaaaatccGAGAATACGAATGTGAAGCTAACAAATATTGGGACAAATTTTATGGGATACAC ATTCTTCAAGGATAGACACTGGTTATTCACAGAATTTCCAGAGCTAGCCCCAGCTactgtaaaacaaaatattaagcAACCTCTGAGGTCCGAAATTAAGGATGAAGATGGAAGTAGCATGAAAACtcatattaaaattctcgaTCTGCCCAGTTCTAATGGAAGTAAAATTTTGGAGATTGGGTGTGGGGTAGGAAACACAGTGTTCCCTATACTTTTGTATAATACAGATccaaatttgtttgtatattgTTGTGACTTTTCCACGAGAGCGATAGATATACTAAAACAGAATCCTGCATACGATACATCTAGATGTAAAGCTTTTGTTCTGGATGCCACCCAAGAAAAATGGCAAACACCTTTTCAACCTGAAAGTCTAgacattgtaatattaatatttgttctttCTGCTATAAATCCTGAcaa aatgAAGCACGTTATTGAACaagtacataaatatttaaagccAGGTGGATTAGTTTTATTTAGGGATTACGGAAGATATGATTTAGCCCAATTAAGATTCAAACAAGGGAGTTGTCTTGCAGAAAATTTTTATGCTCGAGGGGATGGAACTAgggtatatttttttacccaag aagaTGTTACGACATTATTTACGAGTTGTCGGTTTGTGGAAGAACAAAATCTAGCGGATAGAAGGTTGCAAGTGAATAGAGGAAAAcagttaaaaatgtatagaatatGGATTCAaggaaaatatagaaaataa
- the LOC128881444 gene encoding tRNA N(3)-methylcytidine methyltransferase METTL2 isoform X1 gives MAEDPFEVKQDESNEKRPQFGSRILSNDTNVFQHNAWDNVTWDEEQQKLAQQKVVENSTVTLPNEKIREYECEANKYWDKFYGIHVNKFFKDRHWLFTEFPELAPATVKQNIKQPLRSEIKDEDGSSMKTHIKILDLPSSNGSKILEIGCGVGNTVFPILLYNTDPNLFVYCCDFSTRAIDILKQNPAYDTSRCKAFVLDATQEKWQTPFQPESLDIVILIFVLSAINPDKMKHVIEQVHKYLKPGGLVLFRDYGRYDLAQLRFKQGSCLAENFYARGDGTRVYFFTQEDVTTLFTSCRFVEEQNLADRRLQVNRGKQLKMYRIWIQGKYRK, from the exons ATGGCAGAGGATCCGTTCGAAGTAAAGCAAGACGAATCGAACGAAAAGAGGCCTCAATTTGGCAGCAGAATCCTTTCTAACGATACCAATGTATTTCAACACAATGCGTG gGACAACGTCACATGGGACGAGGAACAGCAGAAATTGGCTCAACAAAAAGTAGTGGAGAATTCAACCGTGACGTtaccaaatgaaaaaatccGAGAATACGAATGTGAAGCTAACAAATATTGGGACAAATTTTATGGGATACACGTAAATAA ATTCTTCAAGGATAGACACTGGTTATTCACAGAATTTCCAGAGCTAGCCCCAGCTactgtaaaacaaaatattaagcAACCTCTGAGGTCCGAAATTAAGGATGAAGATGGAAGTAGCATGAAAACtcatattaaaattctcgaTCTGCCCAGTTCTAATGGAAGTAAAATTTTGGAGATTGGGTGTGGGGTAGGAAACACAGTGTTCCCTATACTTTTGTATAATACAGATccaaatttgtttgtatattgTTGTGACTTTTCCACGAGAGCGATAGATATACTAAAACAGAATCCTGCATACGATACATCTAGATGTAAAGCTTTTGTTCTGGATGCCACCCAAGAAAAATGGCAAACACCTTTTCAACCTGAAAGTCTAgacattgtaatattaatatttgttctttCTGCTATAAATCCTGAcaa aatgAAGCACGTTATTGAACaagtacataaatatttaaagccAGGTGGATTAGTTTTATTTAGGGATTACGGAAGATATGATTTAGCCCAATTAAGATTCAAACAAGGGAGTTGTCTTGCAGAAAATTTTTATGCTCGAGGGGATGGAACTAgggtatatttttttacccaag aagaTGTTACGACATTATTTACGAGTTGTCGGTTTGTGGAAGAACAAAATCTAGCGGATAGAAGGTTGCAAGTGAATAGAGGAAAAcagttaaaaatgtatagaatatGGATTCAaggaaaatatagaaaataa